The following are encoded in a window of Castanea sativa cultivar Marrone di Chiusa Pesio chromosome 5, ASM4071231v1 genomic DNA:
- the LOC142633778 gene encoding beta-amyrin 28-monooxygenase-like, which yields MAAFLLILCLIPVVLAFSILAFTRKSNDGHKNLAPGSFGWPIMGETLEFLFGKPEKFVFDRMRKYNPDIFKTKILGEETVVICGPSGHKFLFSNEQKLFTAFRPHSMQKIFRSYQTQTAAPVQTSRDAESKILRSPGFLKPEALVRYLGKMDSITQQQMQNYWEGNDVVKAFPLAKTLTLSLACRFFLGTDDPERIARLVSNFDDITIGLHSIPVKFPGTIFYKANKAAAAIRKELRSVIQEKKSAIATGQPMQDILSHMIVVTDPSGKYMPEAEVADKIMGLIVAGYSTVATAMTFFMKYVGERPEIYEKIVAEQLEVSAAKKPGDLLEWDDIQKMKYSWNVIYEVMRLTPPLQGTFREALTDFTYAGYTVPKGWKVYWTVSTANKNPEFFPEPEKFDPSRYEDSNTFPPFTFVPFGGGPRMCPGKEYARLAILTFVHNVVKKFKWEVLHPEEKIIGDMMPTPEKGLPIRLRSH from the exons atggctGCTTTCCTCTTAATCCTATGTTTGATCCCTGTAGTTCTTGCTTTTTCCATCTTGGCTTTCACAAGAAAGTCCAACGATGGTCACAAAAACCTGGCACCAGGGAGCTTTGGATGGCCTATCATGGGTGAAACCCTTGAGTTCCTATTTGGGAAGCCAGAGAAGTTTGTGTTTGATAGGATGAGGAAGTACAACCCTGATATATTCAAGACCAAGATTCTTGGTGAAGAAACAGTAGTCATATGCGGGCCAAGTGGACACAAATTCTTGTTCTCCAACGAGCAAAAGCTCTTCACTGCATTTCGTCCTCATTCTATGCAAAAGATCTTCCGCTCTTACCAAACGCAGACAGCTGCTCCAGTCCAAACCTCACGCGATGCTGAGTCCAAAATCTTAAGGTCACCTGGGTTTTTGAAGCCCGAAGCATTGGTGAGGTACTTGGGGAAAATGGACTCTATCACACAGCAACAAATGCAAAATTATTGGGAAGGAAATGATGTAGTCAAGGCCTTCCCTCTTGCCAAGACTCTAACTTTGAGTCTTGcttgtagattttttttgggCACTGATGATCCTGAGCGAATTGCTAGACTTGTTAGCAATTTTGATGATATTACAATTGGGTTGCATTCAATTCCTGTGAAATTTCCAGGAACTATATTTTACAAAGCAAACAAAGCTGCTGCGGCAATCAGAAAGGAGCTAAGGAGTGTTATTCAGGAGAAGAAGTCTGCTATAGCAACAGGACAACCTATGCAGGACATATTGTCACACATGATTGTTGTTACTGATCCATCTGGGAAGTACATGCCAGAGGCTGAAGTTGCTGATAAGATTATGGGTTTGATTGTTGCTGGGTATAGCACTGTGGCTACTGCCATGACTTTCTTTATGAAATACGTTGGAGAGAGACCCGAAATCTATGAGAAAATCGTAGCTG AGCAATTAGAGGTGTCAGCTGCAAAAAAGCCTGGAGACCTGTTGGAGTGGGATGACATACAGAAAATGAAGTATTCATGGAATGTGATATATGAAGTGATGAGGCTCACACCACCACTTCAGGGTACTTTCAGGGAAGCCCTAACTGATTTTACCTATGCTGGTTACACAGTTCCAAAGGGGTGGAAG GTATATTGGACAGTGAGTACAGCAAATAAGAACCCAGAGTTCTTTCCAGAGCCAGAAAAGTTTGACCCGTCAAGGTATGAGGACTCTAATACATTTCCACCGTTCACATTTGTTCCATTTGGTGGTGGACCTCGTATGTGCCCTGGGAAAGAGTATGCTCGGCTAGCAATACTCACTTTTGTTCACAATGTGGTGAAGAAGTTTAAATGGGAGGTGCTCCATCCTGAAGAGAAGATTATAGGTGACATGATGCCAACTCCGGAGAAAGGACTTCCAATTCGTCTTCGAAGTCACTAA